From Mesorhizobium sp., the proteins below share one genomic window:
- a CDS encoding transposase — protein sequence MSCERIVALLNGMGVVISKRQVVRLLTARLETFRAEDEAVLKAGLSSAPYITVDDTGARHAGKSGYTTQIGSHSFTTFRTGPSKSRLAFLSRLCGGTAFYVINEEALEYMQGRNLPQSVIDRLASHAERIFPSLEQWERHLSALGLTDLKVAPDPVLIASEAALWGAIRHQGLLQDTVIVSDDAGQFRVGVHALCWVHAERLIHKLVPANDKQLNAIKVAKQMVWWFYRALKDYKLAPDPDQAHALRARFDRIFKRRRTGYAPLDRLLRRLFRRKDELLRVLDHPEIPLNTNASEKRHPRLRYKEENLQRNRQRQRPRSARCDARPRQDLQENQNPVLPLHRITPGNRRARNSTSGQPHPTSSGLKPKPSPGNLPRLQPAAAKS from the coding sequence ATGAGTTGCGAACGGATCGTGGCGCTTCTCAATGGCATGGGGGTGGTGATTTCGAAGCGGCAAGTGGTTCGCTTGCTGACGGCCAGGCTGGAGACGTTCCGCGCCGAGGACGAAGCCGTGCTGAAGGCGGGCCTGAGCAGCGCGCCCTATATCACGGTCGATGACACGGGCGCGCGCCATGCGGGCAAGAGCGGCTACACGACCCAGATCGGCTCTCATAGCTTCACGACGTTTCGCACCGGGCCAAGCAAGTCGCGCCTGGCGTTTCTGTCGCGGCTCTGCGGCGGCACGGCGTTCTATGTGATCAACGAGGAGGCGCTCGAATACATGCAAGGGCGCAACCTGCCGCAGTCCGTCATCGACAGGCTGGCGAGCCATGCGGAGCGCATCTTCCCGTCCCTGGAACAATGGGAGCGCCACTTGAGCGCGCTCGGCCTGACCGACCTGAAGGTCGCACCCGATCCCGTCCTGATCGCCAGCGAAGCGGCGCTGTGGGGTGCGATCCGCCATCAAGGGTTGTTGCAGGATACCGTCATCGTCTCCGACGACGCCGGCCAGTTTCGTGTCGGGGTGCACGCCCTGTGCTGGGTTCACGCAGAGCGGCTCATCCATAAACTGGTTCCCGCCAACGACAAGCAACTCAACGCCATCAAGGTCGCCAAGCAGATGGTCTGGTGGTTCTATCGAGCCCTGAAGGATTACAAGCTCGCACCAGATCCAGACCAGGCACATGCCCTGCGCGCCCGCTTCGACCGCATCTTCAAACGTCGCAGAACCGGCTATGCCCCGCTCGACAGGCTGCTCAGGCGCCTCTTCCGCCGCAAGGACGAACTATTGCGCGTCCTCGACCACCCGGAAATCCCGCTCAACACCAATGCTTCCGAAAAACGACATCCGCGCCTTCGTTACAAAGAGGAAAATCTCCAGCGGAACCGTCAGCGACAAAGGCCGCGAAGCGCGCGATGTGATGCTCGGCCTCGCCAAGACCTGCAAGAAAATCAAAATCCCGTTCTACCACTACATCGGATCACGCCTGGCAATCGCAGGGCCAGAAATTCCACCTCTGGACAGCCTCATCCGACCAGCTCCGGCCTGAAACCAAAACCCTCGCCCGGAAATCTGCCCCGGTTACAACCTGCAGCGGCTAAGTCATGA
- a CDS encoding LysR family transcriptional regulator, producing MYTSRTLIPDLAVLQAFECAARHENFTKAATELNLTQSAVSRQIGVLESQLGVLLFERVRKRVVLSAAGRKLLPEVSHLLLKSEEMMLRARASSDGMDILSIATLPTFASRWLLPRLPDFKRRHPAISINLASRSEPFDFSVGDFDLAIHYGQPVWAHATCTYLCSESILPVASPFLIESFAVERPENLADKPLLHLATRPKLWAEWLEHNGLAGQNAFAGDRFDQFAMIIEAAVRGLGFALLPLYLIEDEISAGRLSIVFDSPMTTDNSYYVVLPEGKQESAMARAFQSWLLESIGTRASPTGPVRTL from the coding sequence ATGTATACGAGCAGAACACTTATCCCTGACCTTGCCGTGCTCCAGGCGTTCGAATGTGCTGCACGCCATGAAAATTTCACCAAGGCAGCGACCGAACTGAACCTGACCCAGAGCGCTGTCAGCCGGCAGATCGGGGTCCTCGAGTCGCAATTGGGCGTGCTTCTGTTCGAAAGAGTTCGCAAGCGAGTCGTGCTTTCAGCGGCTGGCCGCAAGCTGCTGCCCGAGGTCTCGCATTTGTTGCTCAAATCGGAGGAGATGATGTTGCGCGCGCGGGCATCATCCGACGGCATGGATATACTGTCTATCGCCACTCTTCCGACGTTCGCCAGCCGCTGGCTGCTGCCCCGCCTGCCGGATTTCAAGCGGCGCCATCCAGCCATTTCGATCAACCTAGCATCGCGTTCCGAGCCTTTCGACTTTTCGGTCGGAGATTTCGATCTCGCCATTCATTATGGCCAGCCTGTCTGGGCACACGCCACATGCACGTATCTGTGCAGCGAGAGCATCCTGCCCGTTGCAAGCCCCTTTCTGATTGAATCCTTCGCCGTCGAGCGGCCGGAAAACCTGGCGGACAAACCCCTGCTGCACCTTGCGACGAGGCCGAAACTGTGGGCCGAATGGTTGGAGCACAACGGACTCGCCGGCCAGAACGCATTTGCGGGGGACCGCTTCGATCAGTTCGCCATGATCATCGAGGCTGCCGTGCGGGGCCTCGGCTTTGCCCTTCTGCCGCTGTACCTGATCGAGGATGAGATTTCCGCGGGGAGGCTCAGTATCGTGTTCGACAGCCCGATGACGACCGATAACAGCTACTACGTCGTTCTTCCGGAGGGGAAGCAGGAAAGCGCCATGGCGCGCGCCTTCCAGTCGTGGCTTCTGGAGAGTATCGGCACAAGGGCTTCCCCAACGGGGCCGGTCAGGACACTCTAG
- a CDS encoding aldehyde dehydrogenase family protein encodes MSKTVDVKQETAAILDKLGVARAAWQAGDMAGYSPVSGEEIARLKTTSAAGAAKAIDAAHEAFKAWRLVPAPKRGELVRLLGEELRAAKADLGRLVSIEAGKITSEGLGEVQEMIDICDFAVGLSRQLYGLTIATERPGHRMMETWHPLGVAGIITAFNFPVAVWSWNAALALVAGNSVIWKPSEKTPLTALASQAILERAIARFGDAPANLSQVLIGDRAVGEALVDNHKVALVSATGSTRMGKEVGPRLAKRFARSILELGGNNAGIVC; translated from the coding sequence ATGAGCAAGACCGTCGACGTAAAGCAGGAAACTGCGGCCATCCTCGACAAGCTGGGCGTCGCCCGCGCCGCCTGGCAAGCCGGCGACATGGCCGGCTACAGCCCGGTCAGCGGCGAAGAGATCGCCAGACTGAAGACGACGTCAGCCGCCGGCGCCGCCAAGGCCATCGACGCCGCCCACGAAGCCTTCAAGGCCTGGCGCCTCGTGCCCGCGCCCAAGCGCGGCGAACTCGTCCGCCTGCTCGGCGAGGAACTGCGCGCCGCCAAGGCCGATCTCGGCCGCCTGGTCTCCATCGAGGCCGGCAAGATCACCTCCGAAGGCCTCGGCGAAGTGCAGGAAATGATCGACATCTGCGATTTCGCCGTCGGCCTTTCCCGCCAGCTCTACGGCCTCACCATCGCCACCGAGCGCCCCGGCCACCGGATGATGGAAACCTGGCATCCGCTTGGCGTCGCCGGCATCATCACCGCCTTCAATTTCCCGGTCGCCGTCTGGTCGTGGAACGCCGCACTTGCGCTCGTCGCCGGCAACTCCGTCATCTGGAAGCCCTCCGAAAAGACCCCCCTCACCGCGCTTGCCTCGCAGGCGATCCTCGAACGAGCGATCGCCCGCTTCGGCGACGCTCCGGCGAATCTCAGCCAGGTCCTGATCGGCGACCGCGCCGTCGGCGAAGCCCTCGTCGACAACCACAAGGTCGCGCTCGTTTCAGCCACCGGCTCCACCCGCATGGGCAAGGAAGTCGGCCCGCGTCTCGCCAAGCGTTTCGCCCGCTCGATCCTCGAACTCGGCGGCAACAATGCCGGTATCGTCTGCC